A single window of Anopheles moucheti chromosome 2, idAnoMoucSN_F20_07, whole genome shotgun sequence DNA harbors:
- the LOC128297772 gene encoding transmembrane protein 14 homolog, with translation MPVDILGFAYAATVAAGGIVGYAKAGSVPSLAAGLTFGALLGYGAMLSSDEPPRPLLQIGTALVLAGMMGSRWARSGKFMPPGLICVISCAMLARGLIYHNRYLPMIGAKHE, from the exons ATGCCGGTTGATATTCTTGGGTTTGCTTACGCCGCTACTGTGGCCGCCGGTGGTATCGTAGGATACGCGAAAGCAG GTTCAGTACCTTCACTAGCGGCTGGACTTACGTTCGGCGCACTGCTTGGGTACGGTGCGATGTTGTCCTCTGATGAACCGCCACGGCCCCTGCTGCAGATCGGTACGGCATTGGTGCTAGCCGGTATGATGGGTTCGCGATGGGCTCGATCGGGCAAGTTCATGCCACCCGGTCTGATTTGCGTGATCTCTTGTGCAATGCTTGCCCGCGGTCTAATCTATCACAACCGTTATCTACCGATGATTGGTGCAAAGCATGAGTAA
- the LOC128307554 gene encoding palmitoyltransferase Hip14 isoform X1 has protein sequence MYQSACSAAAGGCSEPERHDRDGLITHETAVAPVEHDYSGFDIVKATQYGAIARVKELIEAGWDVNQPDSETVTLLHWAAINNRKDIIKYFLDKGAIVDAVGGELNATPLHWATRQGHLGAVVLLLAAGADPSLRDAEGCSCIHLAAQFGHTALVAYFIARGVNPDLQDRGGMTALMWAAWKISALDPVRLLLTLGANPSLADHTHGNTALHWAILARNATAISTLVLKGKANMEVPNLRGDTPLTMLQPHLGSIWIGTKVSDRIRELTQQSHRRNLLVRMTLDKRFRWWSMIATPFLVFYLVGLVFCADTQIIIKIFLLACLYSVSYTIGQHLFDENLMALLPLSVYMATKLWFYVTWLTYIAPTVSFLASMAFLACSAALWVCFLKSWRGNPGVIQPTQEQRFRTIIELSERGASGFEPSAFCSACLVRRPVRSKHCSVCDRCVARFDHHCPWVGNCIGAKNHKYFMGFLWMLLIMCGWMLYGGSNFYVQTCSINMDDVIKRYLPLGLWSALQAIGSCNPWVGWVMGNALLHMSWVTVLTICQSYQVVCLGMTTNERLNRGRYRHFQAKGGKSPFNRGPLKNLFDFLECSCFGLVQPQRTDWMQFFEFDKHVEHEPLLRPDNFQYV, from the exons ATGTACCAGAGTGCTTGCAGTGCAGCCGCCGGTGGTTGCTCGGAACCAGAGCGCCATGACCGGGATGGACTGATAACGCACGAAACGGCTGTCGCTCCGGTGGAACACGATTACAGTGGGTTCGATATCGTGAAAGCAACACAGTACGGTGCGATAGCACGCGTGAAAGAGCTCATTGAGGCAGGTTGGGATGTGAACCAGCCGGACAGCGAGACTGTAACCCTGTTGCATTGGGCCGCGATCAATAATCGTAAAGATATCATCAAATATTTCCTCGACAAGGGTGCGATAGTGGATGCGGTCGGGGGCGAACTGAATGCAACTCCGCTTCATTGGGCCACACGACAGGGTCATCTTGGTGCGGTGGTACTGCTGCTGGCGGCTGGAGCAGATCCGAGCCTTCGCGATGCGGAGGGCTGTTCGTGTATTCATCTAGCGGCCCAGTTCGGACACACGGCACTGGTGGCGTACTTTATAGCGCGAGGCGTGAATCCCGACTTGCAAGATCGTGGTGGCATGACGGCCCTAATGTGGGCTGCCTGGAAAATATCCGCCTTGGATCCGGTCCGATTGCTACTAACGTTGGGTGCTAACCCAAGCCTAGCCGACCACACGCACGGCAATACGGCACTGCACTGGGCCATCCTTGCGCGTAACGCAACCGCCATCAGTACGCTTGTGCTGAAGGGTAAGGCAAACATGGAGGTGCCGAACTTGCGAGGTGACACTCCGCTCACGATGCTCCAGCCGCACCTGGGTTCGATCTGGATCGGTACGAAGGTGTCCGATCGGATCCGGGAACTCACGCAGCAATCGCACCGTCGGAACCTGCTCGTACGCATGACGCTCGACAAACGGTTCCGCTGGTGGAGCATGATAGCGACACCGTTTCTGGTATTTTACCTGGTTGGGTTAGTGTTCTGTGCCGACACGCAGATCATCATCAAAATTTTCCTGCTCGCCTGTCTGTACAGTGTGTCGTACACGATTGGGCAGCATCTGTTCGACGAGAACCTGATGGCGCTGTTGCCGCTGAGCGTGTATATGGCCACCAAGCTGTGGTTCTACGTTACCTGGCTGACGTACATCGCACCAACCGTGTCGTTCCTAGCTTCGATGGCGTTCCTTGCCTGCAGTGCGGCATTGTGGGTTTGTTTCCTGAAATCTTGGCGCGGTAATCCTGGTGTCATACAACCGACACAGGAACAACGGTTTAGG ACCATCATTGAACTTTCGGAACGCGGTGCAAGTGGATTTGAACCTTCGGCCTTCTGTTCAGCCTGTCTGGTCCGGCGACCGGTACGCTCGAAGCACTGTTCCGTGTGCGATCGATGTGTCGCCCGGTTCGATCACCATTGTCCGTGGGTGGGCAATTGTATCG GTGCTAAAAATCACAAATATTTTATGGGATTCTTGTGGATGCTTCTGATCATGTGTGGCTGGATGCTGTATGGAGGCTCTAATTTCTACGTACAAACGTGCTCTATCAACATGGACGATG TAATTAAACGTTATCTACCGTTAGGTTTGTGGTCCGCACTTCAGGCGATTGGTTCCTGCAATCCTTGGGTCGGTTGGGTAATGGGCAATGCCCTGCTGCACATGTCCTGGGTCACGGTGTTGACCATCTGTCAGAGCTATCAGGTCGTGTGTCTTGGTATGACAACCAACGAGCGTCTGAACCGTGGCCGGTACCGTCACTTCCAGGCCAAGGGTGGAAAGAGTCCATTCAACCGGGGTCCGCTGAAAAATTTGTTCGATTTCCTCGAGTGCAGCTGTTTCGGGCTGGTGCAACCGCAGCGTACCGATTGGATGCAGTTCTTCGAGTTCGACAAGCACGTTGAACACGAACCATTGCTACGACCCGACAACTTTCAGTACGTCTGA
- the LOC128307554 gene encoding palmitoyltransferase Hip14 isoform X2 — MYQSACSAAAGGCSEPERHDRDGLITHETAVAPVEHDYSGFDIVKATQYGAIARVKELIEAGWDVNQPDSETVTLLHWAAINNRKDIIKYFLDKGAIVDAVGGELNATPLHWATRQGHLGAVVLLLAAGADPSLRDAEGCSCIHLAAQFGHTALVAYFIARGVNPDLQDRGGMTALMWAAWKISALDPVRLLLTLGANPSLADHTHGNTALHWAILARNATAISTLVLKGKANMEVPNLRGDTPLTMLQPHLGSIWIGTKVSDRIRELTQQSHRRNLLVRMTLDKRFRWWSMIATPFLVFYLVGLVFCADTQIIIKIFLLACLYSVSYTIGQHLFDENLMALLPLSVYMATKLWFYVTWLTYIAPTVSFLASMAFLACSAALWVCFLKSWRGNPGVIQPTQEQRFRTIIELSERGASGFEPSAFCSACLVRRPVRSKHCSVCDRCVARFDHHCPWVGNCIGAKNHKYFMGFLWMLLIMCGWMLYGGSNFYVQTCSINMDDGLWSALQAIGSCNPWVGWVMGNALLHMSWVTVLTICQSYQVVCLGMTTNERLNRGRYRHFQAKGGKSPFNRGPLKNLFDFLECSCFGLVQPQRTDWMQFFEFDKHVEHEPLLRPDNFQYV; from the exons ATGTACCAGAGTGCTTGCAGTGCAGCCGCCGGTGGTTGCTCGGAACCAGAGCGCCATGACCGGGATGGACTGATAACGCACGAAACGGCTGTCGCTCCGGTGGAACACGATTACAGTGGGTTCGATATCGTGAAAGCAACACAGTACGGTGCGATAGCACGCGTGAAAGAGCTCATTGAGGCAGGTTGGGATGTGAACCAGCCGGACAGCGAGACTGTAACCCTGTTGCATTGGGCCGCGATCAATAATCGTAAAGATATCATCAAATATTTCCTCGACAAGGGTGCGATAGTGGATGCGGTCGGGGGCGAACTGAATGCAACTCCGCTTCATTGGGCCACACGACAGGGTCATCTTGGTGCGGTGGTACTGCTGCTGGCGGCTGGAGCAGATCCGAGCCTTCGCGATGCGGAGGGCTGTTCGTGTATTCATCTAGCGGCCCAGTTCGGACACACGGCACTGGTGGCGTACTTTATAGCGCGAGGCGTGAATCCCGACTTGCAAGATCGTGGTGGCATGACGGCCCTAATGTGGGCTGCCTGGAAAATATCCGCCTTGGATCCGGTCCGATTGCTACTAACGTTGGGTGCTAACCCAAGCCTAGCCGACCACACGCACGGCAATACGGCACTGCACTGGGCCATCCTTGCGCGTAACGCAACCGCCATCAGTACGCTTGTGCTGAAGGGTAAGGCAAACATGGAGGTGCCGAACTTGCGAGGTGACACTCCGCTCACGATGCTCCAGCCGCACCTGGGTTCGATCTGGATCGGTACGAAGGTGTCCGATCGGATCCGGGAACTCACGCAGCAATCGCACCGTCGGAACCTGCTCGTACGCATGACGCTCGACAAACGGTTCCGCTGGTGGAGCATGATAGCGACACCGTTTCTGGTATTTTACCTGGTTGGGTTAGTGTTCTGTGCCGACACGCAGATCATCATCAAAATTTTCCTGCTCGCCTGTCTGTACAGTGTGTCGTACACGATTGGGCAGCATCTGTTCGACGAGAACCTGATGGCGCTGTTGCCGCTGAGCGTGTATATGGCCACCAAGCTGTGGTTCTACGTTACCTGGCTGACGTACATCGCACCAACCGTGTCGTTCCTAGCTTCGATGGCGTTCCTTGCCTGCAGTGCGGCATTGTGGGTTTGTTTCCTGAAATCTTGGCGCGGTAATCCTGGTGTCATACAACCGACACAGGAACAACGGTTTAGG ACCATCATTGAACTTTCGGAACGCGGTGCAAGTGGATTTGAACCTTCGGCCTTCTGTTCAGCCTGTCTGGTCCGGCGACCGGTACGCTCGAAGCACTGTTCCGTGTGCGATCGATGTGTCGCCCGGTTCGATCACCATTGTCCGTGGGTGGGCAATTGTATCG GTGCTAAAAATCACAAATATTTTATGGGATTCTTGTGGATGCTTCTGATCATGTGTGGCTGGATGCTGTATGGAGGCTCTAATTTCTACGTACAAACGTGCTCTATCAACATGGACGATG GTTTGTGGTCCGCACTTCAGGCGATTGGTTCCTGCAATCCTTGGGTCGGTTGGGTAATGGGCAATGCCCTGCTGCACATGTCCTGGGTCACGGTGTTGACCATCTGTCAGAGCTATCAGGTCGTGTGTCTTGGTATGACAACCAACGAGCGTCTGAACCGTGGCCGGTACCGTCACTTCCAGGCCAAGGGTGGAAAGAGTCCATTCAACCGGGGTCCGCTGAAAAATTTGTTCGATTTCCTCGAGTGCAGCTGTTTCGGGCTGGTGCAACCGCAGCGTACCGATTGGATGCAGTTCTTCGAGTTCGACAAGCACGTTGAACACGAACCATTGCTACGACCCGACAACTTTCAGTACGTCTGA